A DNA window from Mangifera indica cultivar Alphonso unplaced genomic scaffold, CATAS_Mindica_2.1 Un_0053, whole genome shotgun sequence contains the following coding sequences:
- the LOC123206903 gene encoding uncharacterized protein At5g19025-like, producing MVYMQNSISVCNSIDQILKMANCVNSSDFNPKSGQKKIPSSPNCSKIPCEGSRFRSAVIDLVILLAVMTACGFLLFPYVKVVIFTSIEIFVPVFYLVKEELIRNPIIYASIGLSFCCIAMVVWIIILCTTRKCGNPNCKGLRNAAEFDIQLETEELVKESGAGSGVKKWLFELHRDHHRELEAELKKMAPPNGRAVLIFRARCGCPVGRFEVPGSKKHKKIKK from the coding sequence ATGGTCTATATGCAGAACTCAATCTCGGTCTGCAACTCCATTGACCAAATCTTAAAGATGGCGAATTGTGTGAATTCAAgtgattttaatccaaaatcagGGCAAAAAAAGATACCCAGTTCGccaaattgttcaaaaattccTTGTGAAGGATCAAGGTTTAGATCAGCTGTCATTGATTTGGTAATTTTGCTAGCTGTTATGACTGCCTGTGGCTTCTTGTTGTTTCCTTATGTTAAGGTCGTAATATTTACATCAATCGAAATATTTGTCCCCGTGTTTTATCTTGTTAAAGAGGAGTTGATTAGGAACCCAATCATTTATGCATCAATAGGGCTTAGCTTTTGTTGTATTGCTATGGTTGTTTGGATTATAATTTTGTGTACAACAAGGAAATGCGGGAACCCCAATTGTAAGGGCTTGAGGAATGCTGCTGAATTTGATATTCAGTTGGAGACCGAGGAGTTGGTTAAGGAAAGTGGTGCTGGCAGTGGTGTTAAAAAATGGTTGTTTGAATTGCATCGCGATCATCATAGAGAATTAGAGGCCGAGCTTAAGAAGATGGCGCCACCTAATGGTAGAGCTGTGCTTATTTTTCGTGCTAGGTGTGGATGTCCTGTTGGGAGATTTGAGGTTCCGGGATCGAAGAAGCACAAAAAGATCAAGAAGTAG